The DNA region ATTTCTAACCAAGCAAAATGTATTCCAGGCCTATTTCCTTAGAAAAACGAGCAAAATAGCATCGGTCAGTGCAACGACTGCTCTTCTAAAGGGCAAAACCGTGTCGTTGGTGCATGAGAAACAGGAGGATGTTTGATGGCGAAATCGCCATTTCGTTGGATAGAACTGATGGTTCTTTGCGCTAATTCTTACTGCTACTCTAGATTTATATCTGGATCTGGATAAAATCTAGGCGAAAGCACATTTTACGCAATTTTTTTGTTGCATCGAGCGCTCTGTCTACCTAGAATGCGCAGCACTTGATGCCGGCTTAGCTCAGTAGGTAGAGCAACTGACTTGTAATCAGTAGGTCACCAGTTCGATTCCGGTAGCCGGCACCATCAAGTACACAATCAGGTGGGGTTCCCGAGCGGCCAAAGGGAGCAGACTGTAAATCTGCCGTCACAGACTTCGAAGGTTCGAATCCTTCCCCCACCACCAAATTCCATCTTGGTAACAAGATATTCGATACGGTAGTTATACTAAGCCGGATCGACGAAGGCGGGGTCTATAAATCCTTATTCCCCAATTTCAAAATCTACAGAAAAATTAGGTAGCCGAGTTCCAGGATGCGGGCATCGTATAATGGCTATTACCTCAGCCTTCCAAGCTGATGATGTGGGTTCGATTCCCACTGCCCGCTCCAAGATGTGCTGATATAGCTCAGTTGGTAGAGCGCACCCTTGGTAAGGGTGAGGTCGGCAGTTCGAATCTGCCTATCAGCACCACTTCCTTTTCCTCCTCCTGATTTTCTTTCTGTGAATAAATTCAGCAAGCTGTCGCTTGGTTGATGTGGTGATACCACCGATTTATCCGTGTCTTAGAGGGACAATCGATGTCTAAAGAAAAATTTGAACGTACAAAACCGCACGTTAACGTCGGTACTATCGGCCACGTTGACCATGGTAAAACAACGCTGACCGCTGCAATCACTACCGTTCTGGCTAAAACCTACGGTGGTAGCGCACGTGCATTCGACCAGATCGATAACGCACCAGAAGAAAAAGCACGTGGTATCACCATCAACACGTCTCACGTTGAATACGATACCCCGTCTCGCCACTACGCGCACGTAGACTGCCCGGGACACGCCGACTATGTGAAAAACATGATCACTGGTGCTGCCCAGATGGACGGCGCGATCCTGGTTGTTGCTGCGACTGACGGCCCAATGCCTCAGACTCGTGAGCACATCCTGCTGGGTCGTCAGGTTGGCGTTCCTTTCATCATCGTGTTCCTGAACAAATGTGACATGGTTGATGACGAAGAGCTGCTGGAACTGGTTGAGATGGAAGTGCGTGAGCTGCTGTCTCAATACGATTTCCCAGGCGACGATACGCCAGTGGTACGTGGTTCTGCTCTGAAAGCGCTGGAAGGCGAAGCTGAGTGGGAAGCAAAAATCATCGAACTGGCAGAGCACCTGGATTCTTATATCCCAGAACCAGAGCGTGCAATCGACAAGCCGTTCCTGCTGCCAATCGAAGACGTATTCTCCATCTCCGGTCGTGGTACCGTTGTTACCGGTCGTGTAGAGCGCGGTATCGTTAAAGTGGGTGAAGAAGTTGAAATCGTTGGTATCAAAGATACGGCGAAATCTACCTGTACTGGCGTAGAAATGTTCCGCAAACTGCTGGACGAAGGTCGTGCAGGCGAGAACGTAGGTGTTCTGCTGCGTGGTATCAAGCGTGAAGAAATCGAGCGTGGTCAGGTACTGGCTAAGCCGGGTTCAATCAAGCCGCACACTCAGTTCGAATCCGAAGTGTATATCCTGAGCAAAGATGAAGGCGGCCGTCATACTCCGTTCTTCAAAGGCTACCGTCCTCAGTTCTACTTCCGTACGACTGACGTAACGGGCACCATCGAACTGCCAGAAGGCGTAGAGATGGTAATGCCGGGCGACAACATCAAAATGGTTGTGACCCTGATCCACCCAATCGCGATGGACGATGGTTTGCGTTTTGCAATCCGTGAAGGCGGCCGTACAGTAGGCGCGGGCGTTGTTGCTAAAGTTATCGCTTAATCGCTGATAACGTTTGACGCGACACGCGATAAAAGGGCATCATTTGATGCCCTTTTTCTACGCTGTCATGGTAGAACCTATCTCATCAGCGATTGTGAGATATAATCATTGGTGAGATAGGCTCTGTAGATACGGCGTAAATACCGAATTATTCGTTTTACAGAACATCTTTCGGTTTGGTTGCCCCGTGGTTGCGGGGCAAAGTTATTTGTCTGAATCATTGTGACAGGTTGGTTTATGAGTGCGAATACCGAAGCTCAGGATAGTGGGCGTGGCCTGGAAGTGATTAAGTGGCTAGTAGTAGGTGCCTTGCTGGTCGTTGCGATTGTTGGCAATTATTATTATCGCGAATTTAGTCTTCCTCTGCGTGCATTGGCCGTTGTTATCCTGATCGCCGCAGCCGGTGGTGTGGCACTGCTGACCACGAAAGGCAAAGCAACCGTAGCGTTTGCTCGCGAAGCGCGTACCGAAGTGCGCAAAGTAATTTGGCCGACTCGTCAGGAAACGTTACACACCACGTTAATCGTTGCCGCGGTGACAGCCGTGATGTCACTGATTTTGTGGGGACTGGATGGTATTCTGGTCCGTCTGGTATCGTTTATCACTGGCCTGAGGTTCTAAGATGTCTGAAGCTCCAAAAAAACGTTGGTACGTCGTTCAGGCGTTTTCTGGTTTTGAAGGTCGCGTAGCACAATCACTGCGTGAGCATATCAAACTCCATAATATGGAAGAATTGTTTGGCGAAGTCATGGTTCCTACTGAAGAAGTCGTCGAGATCCGTGGTGGCCAGCGTCGCAAGAGCGAACGTAAATTTTTCCCAGGTTATGTTTTGGTACAGATGGTGATGGAAGATGCTAGTTGGCATCTTGTGCGCAGCGTACCTCGTGTTATGGGATTCATTGGCGGCACATCTGACCGTCCTGCTCCAATCAGTGACAAAGAAGTGGATGCGATCATGAATCGTCTCCAGCAGGTTGGTGACAAGCCTCGTCCGAAAACGCTGTTTGAACCGGGTGAAATGGTTCGCGTCAACGATGGTCCATTTGCTGACTTCAACGGTGTTGTCGAAGAAGTTGACTATGAGAAGAGCCGCCTGAAGGTGTCTGTCTCTATATTTGGTCGTGCAACTCCTGTTGAGCTGGACTTTGCTCAGGTCGAAAAAGGCTAATTGCCTGATAAGGCTTACTGAAAATAGCGACTTGCCTATGGCGCGAAATTAACCTATAATTTCGCGCCTTTTGTTTTTCAGTGGCCTTAATAGCGACTGAAACGTAATACAAACCATGGGGAGCCTTTCACTAGGCGTTATTACCCAATTGAGGAAAGTTAAATGGCCAAGAAAGTACAAGCCTACGTCAAGCTGCAAGTTGCAGCTGGTATGGCTAACCCGAGCCCACCAGTAGGTCCGGCTCTGGGTCAGCAAGGTGTTAACATCATGGAATTCTGTAAGGCGTTCAATGCTAAAACTGAAAGCATTGAGAAAGGCCTGCCGACTCCGGTTGTTATTACCGTTTATTCTGACCGTTCTTTCACCTTCGTTACCAAAACGCCTCCAGCAGCTGTTCTGCTGAAGAAAGCGGCTGGTATCAAGTCTGGTTCTGGCAAGCCGAACAAAGACAAAGTAGGTAAAGTAACGAGCGCTCAGGTTCGTGAAATCGCAGAAACTAAAGCTGCGGACATGACTGGTTCTGATGTAGACGCCATGGCGCGCTCTATTGCAGGTACCGCTCGTTCCATGGGCCTGGTAGTGGAGGATTAATAAATGGCTAAGCTGACCAAGCGCATGCGCGTGATCCGTGACAAAGTTGATGTAACTAAACAGTATGACATCAACGAAGCTGTTGCTCTGCTCAAAGAGCTGGCCACTGCTAAGTTCGTAGAAAGTGTAGACGTAGCTGTTAACCTCGGCATTGATGCACGTAAATCTGACCAAAACGTTCGCGGCGCAACCGTTCTGCCTCACGGCACCGGTCGTTCTGTTCGCGTAGCTGTCTTCACCCAAGGTGCAAACGCTGAAGCTGCTAAAGCAGCTGGCGCTGAATTCGTTGGCATGGAAGATCTGGCTGATCAGATTAAGAAAGGCGAAATGGGCTTTGACGTTGTTATTGCTTCTCCAGATGCAATGCGCGTTGTTGGCCAATTGGGCCAGGTTCTGGGTCCACGTGGCCTGATGCCAAACCCGAAAGTGGGTACTGTAACGCCTAACGTTGCTGAAGCTGTTAACAATGCTAAAGCAGGCCAGGTTCGTTACCGTAATGACAAGAACGGCATCATCCATACCACTATCGGTAAGGTTGATTTCGATTCTAACAAATTGAAAGAAAACCTGGAGTCTCTGCTGATTGCGCTGAAAAAAGCAAAACCATCTCAGGCGAAAGGCGTGTACATCAAGAAAGTTAGTCTGTCTACCACTATGGGCGCTGGCGTTGCCATCGACCAGAGCGGTCTGAACGCTGCTGCTAACTAATAGCTTTTGTTCCGCTTTACTCGGGTGTGAGATTTACCTATAATTTTACGCCCGTTGTTCCTCAAGTGGAATAACGCAAGAATTTTTCGGTTGGAGCCTGGCCTATCCAGGCCTCCGTCCAAGACCGCAGGTGTTTCGTAAGAAACTTAATTCTCCTGCGTAGACGGTGACAGAGCCTAAATAACGTTTTTCTTTTTTATAAAGAATAATTTTTTACTGGATTCTGCTCACCGTGTTTCAACGCTTATCTCTAATTTTGGCGATAAGTGAAGTGAGTTCCGGAGAGGTTCTCCGGCTAAATCCAGGAGCAAAAGCTAATGGCATTAAATCTTCAAGACAAACAAGCGATTGTTGCTGAAGTCAGCGAAGTAGCCAAAGGTGCGCTGTCTGCGGTTGTTGCGGATTCCCGTGGCGTGACCGTTGATAAAATGACCGAACTGCGTAAAGCAGCGCGTGAAGCTGGCGTTTACATGCGTGTTGTTCGCAACACTCTGCTGCGCCGCGTCGTTGAAGGCACTCAATTTGAATGCCTGAAAGACACGTTTGTTGGTCCGACCCTGATTGCATATTCTCTGGAACACCCGGGCGCTGCTGCTCGTCTGTTCAAAGAGTTCGCGAAAGCGAATGCAAAATTTGAGGTCAAAGCTGCAGCCTTTGAAGGTGAGCTGATCCCGGCGGCTCAAATTGACCGTCTGGCAACGCTGCCGACTTACGAAGAAGCACTGGCACGTCTGATGTCGACCATGAAAGAAGCCGCTGCCGGCAAACTGGTCCGCACTCTGGCTGCTGTTCGCGATGCAAAAGAAGCTGCGTAATAGCGCTTTCTTTTCTAACGCACTTGCTAACGTATAAACTATTTCTGATTCTTAGGAACAATTGTTATGTCTATCACTAAAGATCAAATTCTGGAAGCAGTAGCAGCTATGTCTGTAATGGATGTTGTTGAACTGGTTTCCGCTATGGAAGAAAAATTCGGTGTTTCTGCTGCTGCTGCTGTAGCTGTTGCTGCTGGCCCAGCTGAAGTTGCTGAAGAAAAAACTGAGTTCGACGTTGTGCTGAAAGCTATCGGCGCTAACAAAGTTGCTGTAATCAAAGCTGTTCGCGGCGCAACTGGTCTGGGCCTGAAAGAAGCCAAAGATCTGGTTGAATCTGCACCAGCAGTTCTGAAAGAAGGCGTGAGCAAAGATGACGCTGAAGCACTGAAAAAATCACTGGAAGAAGCTGGCGCTGAAGTTGAAGTTAAATAAGCCAATCTTTCAGGTTGCAGCCTGATTTATTAGGCTGATGGCTGGTGACTTTTTAGTCACCAGCCTTTTTGCGCTGTAGGGTGTCAATGGGATTTCACACTGTTTAGCCATTGATTTCTCCCAATATTTTTTTCTATTGACGACTTAATATACTGCTTTCCTGCATGGGCTCCTTGCTTGAGCAAGAGCAATGAAATGGTTTAAGAGTAATAGAAAGACGTATTACGGAAAGTTCTCTATTTTCCGA from Pectobacterium actinidiae includes:
- the rplK gene encoding 50S ribosomal protein L11, with protein sequence MAKKVQAYVKLQVAAGMANPSPPVGPALGQQGVNIMEFCKAFNAKTESIEKGLPTPVVITVYSDRSFTFVTKTPPAAVLLKKAAGIKSGSGKPNKDKVGKVTSAQVREIAETKAADMTGSDVDAMARSIAGTARSMGLVVED
- the rplJ gene encoding 50S ribosomal protein L10 is translated as MALNLQDKQAIVAEVSEVAKGALSAVVADSRGVTVDKMTELRKAAREAGVYMRVVRNTLLRRVVEGTQFECLKDTFVGPTLIAYSLEHPGAAARLFKEFAKANAKFEVKAAAFEGELIPAAQIDRLATLPTYEEALARLMSTMKEAAAGKLVRTLAAVRDAKEAA
- the nusG gene encoding transcription termination/antitermination protein NusG, whose amino-acid sequence is MSEAPKKRWYVVQAFSGFEGRVAQSLREHIKLHNMEELFGEVMVPTEEVVEIRGGQRRKSERKFFPGYVLVQMVMEDASWHLVRSVPRVMGFIGGTSDRPAPISDKEVDAIMNRLQQVGDKPRPKTLFEPGEMVRVNDGPFADFNGVVEEVDYEKSRLKVSVSIFGRATPVELDFAQVEKG
- the rplA gene encoding 50S ribosomal protein L1 yields the protein MAKLTKRMRVIRDKVDVTKQYDINEAVALLKELATAKFVESVDVAVNLGIDARKSDQNVRGATVLPHGTGRSVRVAVFTQGANAEAAKAAGAEFVGMEDLADQIKKGEMGFDVVIASPDAMRVVGQLGQVLGPRGLMPNPKVGTVTPNVAEAVNNAKAGQVRYRNDKNGIIHTTIGKVDFDSNKLKENLESLLIALKKAKPSQAKGVYIKKVSLSTTMGAGVAIDQSGLNAAAN
- the tuf gene encoding elongation factor Tu; the encoded protein is MSKEKFERTKPHVNVGTIGHVDHGKTTLTAAITTVLAKTYGGSARAFDQIDNAPEEKARGITINTSHVEYDTPSRHYAHVDCPGHADYVKNMITGAAQMDGAILVVAATDGPMPQTREHILLGRQVGVPFIIVFLNKCDMVDDEELLELVEMEVRELLSQYDFPGDDTPVVRGSALKALEGEAEWEAKIIELAEHLDSYIPEPERAIDKPFLLPIEDVFSISGRGTVVTGRVERGIVKVGEEVEIVGIKDTAKSTCTGVEMFRKLLDEGRAGENVGVLLRGIKREEIERGQVLAKPGSIKPHTQFESEVYILSKDEGGRHTPFFKGYRPQFYFRTTDVTGTIELPEGVEMVMPGDNIKMVVTLIHPIAMDDGLRFAIREGGRTVGAGVVAKVIA
- the secE gene encoding preprotein translocase subunit SecE, translated to MSANTEAQDSGRGLEVIKWLVVGALLVVAIVGNYYYREFSLPLRALAVVILIAAAGGVALLTTKGKATVAFAREARTEVRKVIWPTRQETLHTTLIVAAVTAVMSLILWGLDGILVRLVSFITGLRF
- the rplL gene encoding 50S ribosomal protein L7/L12 encodes the protein MSITKDQILEAVAAMSVMDVVELVSAMEEKFGVSAAAAVAVAAGPAEVAEEKTEFDVVLKAIGANKVAVIKAVRGATGLGLKEAKDLVESAPAVLKEGVSKDDAEALKKSLEEAGAEVEVK